One Corynebacterium aurimucosum genomic window, CTGGATAAGACTATTGGTGACGGAGGTGACAATTGCGGTGAAGGCGCCGCCGATGATGACGGCTACGGCCAGTTCGATGACGTTGCCGCGCATAATGAAATCTTTAAAGCCCTTGAGCATGGGAATATGTCCTTTTCTGCAGAGTGTGTGCTTCTTCGCTCTTGCGCCTGCGCTGCAGTGCGTGTGGTGAGTGCTCTAATGCGGTTCAAGTGGATGGCGCCTAGTTGGTATTGAGCCAGAAGGGCCGGATGGAGAGAGAAAAGTGGCTTGAAACTGAGGAGCGCTTACGTAGGAAGAAGCAAGGGGGGATTACGGGAAACGAGAAGACCACTGTTGAGCGCCCAAGGCATGCGTTGCCGTCAGGTTATGAAGCAGAATTGACGCAGTACCTATAGCGCCTGAGTGGATGTGCCCATACTAGGCAGAGTTTGCGTGTCGTGGCAACATCTTGTGGAGGCCTACCAGTGCAAACGCGATGATCTTCACAACTTAGCTTAACTGTGGGCGCGGTCGCCCACAATGACAACCGTGAGCGGTTGGGTCAGTGACGCGGCTGCTACAGCTTCGGCTGCTTCGGCTGGTAGCGCAACGAGGAGTGTGTGCGTGCGGGCCTCCTCTCCGCCGGCACCCACCGACACGACGCGTGCGCCACGGGCAATCGTTGAACCGCGGGCGGGGGCAGACAGGTTCTCACCGCCTTCGATCGTGCTGACGATATTGACGGTATCGCCATGATGGAGATTGCGGGCAATTTCCGGTTCCGCCAAAGTAAGTGGGATGAGGTGGCCGTCGTCCATCCCGAAATCCGCAATGAGATCCGAGCTGAGCAGACGGGTGCTGGTAAGGATTTCGCCGGCGCTGGCCGCTGCCACCAGAACACGCCCTACTGCATCCTCCGGGTTGCTTCCCAACGCCGTGGCGGGCAGGGCGGAGGAAGGGACGCGGGCCACGGTGACATCGCCAAGCGCCAGCGTCTCCCCGGCGGCCACGTCCCGGGTCATGACCACGGCGCGGGGCTGCTCGCGGGTCGAGGCGAGTGCACTTGCTGCCGCGGCAAGGAGCAAGATTGCCGCTGTTGCACGGCGAAGGATAACGCTGCGGCGATGCCCCGGGGTGCGCAGAACGTGAAGGAAATCCATACTTCTTTAGACTGCGTGTGGTGCCTTAGGGTTCCCGGGAATCGATAGAAAAGCGCAAGCCCAGAGCGTTGGCTCAAGACAAAGAGGTTGCTTAAAGCCAGC contains:
- a CDS encoding SAF domain-containing protein gives rise to the protein MDFLHVLRTPGHRRSVILRRATAAILLLAAAASALASTREQPRAVVMTRDVAAGETLALGDVTVARVPSSALPATALGSNPEDAVGRVLVAAASAGEILTSTRLLSSDLIADFGMDDGHLIPLTLAEPEIARNLHHGDTVNIVSTIEGGENLSAPARGSTIARGARVVSVGAGGEEARTHTLLVALPAEAAEAVAAASLTQPLTVVIVGDRAHS